AATTGTAGATAAGGATGAACCAATGGTATTCACAAAGGAATATAGGGCTTTAAAAGAAGAGGATGCTTTGGAGTTGTTGTATTCTGAGATTGGAAGTAAACATGGTGTAAGAAGAAGAATGATAAAAGTTCATGAAGTTGAGGAAATCTCTGAAGATGAAATAACTGACCCAATATTGAAGAAAATGATAGCAATGTATTAAATTCTTTTTTCTTCTTTTTTAATTCACATTTATTGCTATTATCTGTTGTAATTAAATTTTATGCAATTTTATAAATTTATATGTGTGTTGGTGATACAATGGAGAATAAAATCCAATTTATTGCTAAACACAACAGTTGGTTTGTTGTAAAGAAGATGAATATTGATGATAAAACAGAGGATATTGAGATAGCAAGGCTTTTAAGTTCTATTGATGAAACTGTTTTAAGTAAATTGCCAGAATATTTGCCATTTGATATGAAAAAGTTGGAAGAGATTGCAGATGAAATTTACCAAAAGAAAAAAGGGAGAATTAAAGAGGAGGATATTGTTAATGCATTAATGAAACTAAAATCTCCGTCAACAACAAAAAAATTAGGGGAAATTACCAATTCAAAAGAAGGTAAAGAGATTTTAAAAATTATTTTAAACAACATTATTTTGGAGAGATTGGGAATAAAAACAAGGATAGATCCAAAGTTAATTGAAAAGTATATGGAAAAAATGAATGAAGAATGATTTTTTAAAATTTATTTCTTTATTCTTTCTACTCTTTAAGTAGCAAATACAATATAAATGCTCTAATACTTTATTACCAAATTTTTATCCGTATTTTTAATTAACCGTAATTCCCATCACAAATTTAAA
The nucleotide sequence above comes from Methanotorris formicicus Mc-S-70. Encoded proteins:
- the rpl18a gene encoding 50S ribosomal protein L18Ae, which produces MIKVFRIKGEIVDKDEPMVFTKEYRALKEEDALELLYSEIGSKHGVRRRMIKVHEVEEISEDEITDPILKKMIAMY
- a CDS encoding DUF2666 domain-containing protein, encoding MENKIQFIAKHNSWFVVKKMNIDDKTEDIEIARLLSSIDETVLSKLPEYLPFDMKKLEEIADEIYQKKKGRIKEEDIVNALMKLKSPSTTKKLGEITNSKEGKEILKIILNNIILERLGIKTRIDPKLIEKYMEKMNEE